In Glycine max cultivar Williams 82 chromosome 7, Glycine_max_v4.0, whole genome shotgun sequence, a single window of DNA contains:
- the LOC100810447 gene encoding uncharacterized protein, with protein sequence MLASTILTPTKLNTSHFVPPITVVVAETHPRNRVALFPKSNSKLAFVARANGNARDGAVDATSPLGIDAVTSTSSGLSDGYVALFVRMLGIDRDPLDREQAIVALWKYSLGGKKCIDTLMQFPGCINLVVNLLRSESNSACEAAAGLLRSLSSVNLYRNSVADSGAIEELNRLLRQSSLASEVKEQSLSTLWNLSVDEKLCIKISKTEILPLAIRYLDDEDIKVKEASGGILANLASSRVNHNIMVEAGVIPKLAKFLTSNLEGSNVLRKVTRNALLELVKDKYYSILVIEEGLVPVPLIDAAAFKSFTPGIHLWPMLPDGTEIERTSRQPSRYGASELLLGLNIDDKNANLEEAKVNAIVGRTQQQFLARVGALEMEQKTMPHSECSNDQRFTLLPWMDGVARLVLILELEDRFAIIKAAESIATACINEHMRIAFREAGAIKHLVRLLNCDDNSVQLAATQALERLSVSNIVCRVIEAEGVLGPLVSILKCSEIAGTILEKSLNILARILDPSKVMQLKFYDGPVNGSEKAFGGTKGDCVSTGFSSTEQAVSKTYTRNDILDSVFIAHLVEIMKSSPPSLQEKAATVLEFVALTDPTLAPIIFLDIESGLNSAFQQKILKISADMESDVEDQFSEAYAIEFEEAGLAIAAASRLLTRLLDHEQFRHKINSSQFIDLLRGILRSCIPLHNKKWVATCLVKLSSLSGSITSLYPINVEVTLYETIPRLLEQIKTSFSPEAQETAVVELNRIISEGVVDYTEAIISDEAIYSLVNLIEEGSDRAVEASLAILYNLSMDSENHSALVAAGAVQVLKRSVLANRPHWERALLLLRILQP encoded by the exons ATGTTGGCCTCCACCATCCTAACGCCCACGAAGCTCAACACTTCGCATTTCGTCCCACCCATCACCGTCGTCGTCGCAGAAACTCACCCGAGAAACAGAGTCGCACTCTTTCCCAAATCCAACTCCAAACTCGCTTTCGTTGCAAGGGCCAATGGTAATGCCCGTGACGGCGCCGTCGACGCCACCTCTCCCCTG GGCATTGATGCTGTAACGAGTACATCTTCTGGCCTCAGTGATGGTTATGTGGCTTTGTTCGTTCGTATGTTAGGCATTGATCGTGATCCTCTGGATAGAGAACAAGCTATAGTTGCTCTCTGGAAATATTCGCTTGGTGGAAAGAAGTGTATAGACACTTTAATGCAGTTTCCTGGTTGTATTAATCTTGTTGTGAACCTCCTACGATCAGAGTCTAATTCAGCATGTGAGGCAGCTGCGGGTCTTCTGCGATCACTATCTTCAGTCAATCTATATAGAAATTCTGTAGCTGATAGTGGAGCAATAGAAGAGTTAAACAGATTGCTGAGGCAATCTTCCTTGGCATCTGAG GTAAAGGAGCAGAGTTTGAGTACACTGTGGAATTTATCTGTTGATGAGAAGCTCTGcattaaaatttcaaagactGAGATTCTGCCATTAGCTATTAGGTACCTTGACGATGAGGATATAAAAGTAAAGGAGGCTTCAGGGGGCATTTTGGCAAATTTAGCATCGAGCCGTGTTAACCACAACATCATGGTTGAAGCAGGTGTTATACCAAAATTG GCAAAGTTCTTGACATCTAATTTGGAAGGATCTAACGTTCTTAGGAAGGTCACAAGGAATGCATTGCTGGAACTTGTTAAGGACAAGTATTATAGCATTCTTGTTATTGAGGAAGGTCTGGTCCCTGTGCCATTAATTGATGCTGCAGCCTTTAAGTCATTCACCCCAGGCATACATTTGTGGCCCATGTTACCTGATGGTACAGAAATTGAAAGGACTTCTAGACAGCCATCCAGATATGGTGCTTCGGAATTACTTCTTGGATTAAATATTGATGACAAGAATGCTAACTTAGAGGAAGCAAAAGTCAATGCAATTGTTGGACGAACACAACAGCAATTCCTTGCTCGTGTTGGGGCTTTAGAAATGGAACAAAAGACTATGCCTCATTCTGAATGCTCAAATGATCAGAGGTTTACACTTTTACCTTGGATGGATGGTGTTGCTCGTTTAGTACTGATACTAGAACTTGAAGATAGGTTTGCAATAATTAAGGCTGCAGAGTCAATTGCTACTGCATGTATCAATGAACATATGCGTATAGCATTCAGGGAAGCTGGAGCAATAAAGCATTTAGTAAGGCTTTTAAATTGTGATGATAATTCAGTCCAGTTGGCAGCCACACAAGCCTTGGAAAGGCTGTCCGTTAG CAATATTGTTTGCCGGGTTATTGAAGCTGAGGGGGTTTTAGGTCCTTTAGTTAGTATTTTGAAATGCTCAGAGATAGCTGGAACTATTTTGGAAAAG TCTTTGAACATACTTGCTCGGATATTAGACCCCAGTAAAGTGATGCAATTAAAG TTTTATGATGGACCAGTTAATGGATCTGAAAAGGCATTTGGTGGAACAAAAGGTGACTGTGTTTCAACCGGGTTTAGTAGCACTGAACAAGCTGTATCAAAAACGTACACAAG GAATGATATACTGGATTCTGTTTTCATTGCACACCTGGTTGAGATTATGAAGTCCTCTCCTCCCAGTTTACAAGAAAAAGCTGCTACTGTGCTTGAGTTTGTGGCATTGACTGACCCAACTCTGGCCCCAATTATATTTCTGGATATTGAATCTGGTCTGAATTCAGCTTTTCAgcaaaaaattttgaaaatttcag CGGACATGGAATCTGACGTAGAAGATCAGTTTTCTGAAGCATATGCAATTGAATTTGAAGAAGCTGGTCTTGCAATAGCTGCAGCATCCCGGTTATTAACAAGACTACTCGATCATGAGCAGTTCCGCCACAAAATAAACTCCTCGCAATTCATTGATTTGCTTCGGGGAATCCTCAGGTCCTGCATTCCCCTCCACAATAAAAAGTGGGTAGCTACTTGCCTAGTTAAACTAAGTTCTCTCTCTGGCTCCATCACGAGCCTCTATCCAATCAATGTGGAAGTTACTCTCTACGAGACAATCCCAAGACTTCTGGAACAGATCAAAACATCATTCTCCCCAGAAGCACAGGAAACAGCTGTTGTTGAACTTAATAGAATAATATCTGAAGGAGTGGTAGATTACACAGAAGCTATTATTTCTGATGAAGCAATATATTCATTGGTGAATTTGATAGAAGAAGGCAGTGATAGGGCTGTGGAAGCAAGCTTGGCAATACTGTATAATCTGAGTATGGACAGTGAGAACCATTCAGCACTTGTGGCTGCTGGAGCAGTGCAGGTCTTAAAAAGAAGTGTTCTAGCAAACAGACCACACTGGGAACGGGCACTTCTTTTACTCAGGATTTTGCAACCGTGA